From the Nitrobacter hamburgensis X14 genome, one window contains:
- a CDS encoding exodeoxyribonuclease III, whose product MQITLTTWNVNSVRLRIDLVAKFLKAQRPDVLCLQETKCPDDAFPLKRFRRLGYEHVALNGQKGYHGVAVVSKLPFDASNIRTFCDKIDSRHVGVTLGGEAGLAAPLVLHNFYVPAGGDIPDPALNPKFAHKLQFLDEMKACTPLHPRDGDRHVLVGDLNVAPHEHDVWSHKQLLKIVSHTPVECEKLLGLQSHGNWVDIARARIPMSEKVYTWWSYRAADWVAANRGRRLDHIWVSEALRGGIRDFRITRAARGWERPSDHVPVTAVIEV is encoded by the coding sequence ATGCAGATCACCCTCACGACCTGGAATGTCAATTCGGTGCGGCTGCGCATCGATCTCGTTGCGAAGTTTCTGAAAGCGCAACGGCCGGACGTGCTGTGCCTGCAGGAGACCAAATGCCCCGACGACGCCTTTCCGCTGAAACGCTTCCGCCGGCTCGGCTATGAGCACGTCGCGCTCAACGGGCAGAAGGGCTATCACGGGGTCGCCGTGGTCTCGAAGCTGCCGTTCGACGCCAGCAACATCCGCACCTTCTGCGACAAGATCGATTCACGCCATGTCGGCGTGACCCTCGGCGGCGAGGCGGGTCTCGCCGCGCCGCTGGTGCTGCACAACTTCTATGTGCCGGCGGGCGGCGACATTCCCGACCCCGCGCTCAACCCGAAGTTCGCCCACAAGCTGCAATTCCTCGACGAGATGAAAGCCTGCACACCGCTGCATCCGCGCGACGGCGACCGCCATGTCCTGGTCGGCGACCTCAATGTCGCGCCGCATGAGCACGACGTCTGGTCGCACAAGCAACTCCTGAAGATCGTCTCGCACACGCCGGTCGAATGCGAGAAGCTGCTCGGCTTGCAGAGTCACGGCAACTGGGTCGACATCGCGCGCGCGCGGATTCCGATGTCGGAGAAAGTCTATACGTGGTGGAGCTATCGCGCCGCCGACTGGGTTGCCGCCAATCGCGGCCGCAGGCTCGATCACATCTGGGTTTCGGAGGCGCTGCGCGGCGGAATCCGGGACTTCCGCATCACCCGCGCCGCCCGCGGCTGGGAGCGTCCGTCCGATCATGTGCCGGTGACGGCGGTGATCGAGGTATGA
- a CDS encoding cyclic nucleotide-binding domain-containing protein encodes MSIDDDVVLLERVPTLRLLGAEALRVLAIGAEQQQFARGSILFRAGDEADAGYVVQEGGFRIHVEDGRDREVVAERGTLIGELALIVPMSRPATATALEYSMAIRIPRTLFLRVLDSDPAAARRLRDELANRTRQTTGDILMASAKLSG; translated from the coding sequence ATGTCGATCGACGATGACGTTGTCCTGCTTGAGCGCGTTCCGACTCTGCGCCTGTTGGGCGCCGAGGCGTTGCGCGTGCTCGCCATCGGCGCCGAACAGCAGCAGTTCGCCCGCGGTTCGATCCTGTTTCGCGCCGGCGACGAGGCGGACGCAGGATACGTCGTTCAGGAAGGCGGCTTTCGCATTCATGTCGAGGACGGCCGCGATCGGGAAGTCGTCGCCGAACGCGGCACGCTCATCGGCGAGTTGGCCCTGATCGTCCCGATGTCGCGGCCGGCCACCGCGACCGCGCTGGAATATTCGATGGCGATCCGCATTCCGCGCACCCTGTTCCTGCGCGTGCTCGACAGCGATCCCGCCGCCGCCCGCCGCCTTCGCGACGAACTCGCCAATCGCACCCGGCAAACGACCGGCGATATCCTGATGGCGTCGGCGAAGCTGAGTGGCTGA
- a CDS encoding response regulator transcription factor: MANARKILIVDDDTDLRDTLVEQLSLHEEFEASAVDTGAKGASAAKAHSPDLVLMDVGLPDTDGREVVRSLRKGGFKAPIIMLTGHDTDSDTILGLESGANDYIAKPFRFAVLLARIRAQLRQHEASEDAVFSVGHYSFRPGSKMLTTATAKKVRLTEKETAILRFLYRAGQMPVSRETLLQEVWGYNSGVTTHTLETHIYRLRQKIEKDAANPEILVTEAGGYKLVP, translated from the coding sequence ATGGCTAACGCCCGCAAAATCCTGATCGTGGACGACGATACCGATCTGCGCGACACGCTGGTCGAGCAACTGTCGCTGCATGAGGAATTCGAGGCCTCCGCCGTTGACACGGGCGCGAAGGGCGCCAGCGCCGCCAAGGCTCATTCGCCCGATCTGGTGCTGATGGACGTCGGCCTGCCCGATACCGACGGGCGCGAGGTGGTGCGCAGCCTGCGCAAGGGCGGCTTCAAGGCGCCGATCATCATGCTCACCGGTCACGACACCGACTCGGACACGATTCTGGGCCTTGAATCCGGCGCCAATGACTATATCGCCAAACCGTTCCGCTTCGCGGTGCTTTTGGCGCGCATCCGCGCGCAGTTGCGTCAGCACGAGGCCAGCGAGGACGCGGTGTTTTCGGTCGGGCACTACAGTTTCCGGCCCGGCTCCAAGATGCTGACGACCGCCACCGCCAAGAAGGTGCGGTTGACCGAAAAGGAGACCGCGATCCTGCGCTTCCTGTACCGCGCCGGCCAGATGCCGGTGTCGCGCGAGACGCTGCTGCAGGAGGTGTGGGGCTACAACTCCGGCGTCACCACCCACACGCTGGAAACCCACATTTACCGGTTGCGCCAGAAGATCGAGAAAGACGCCGCCAATCCGGAGATTCTGGTGACGGAAGCGGGTGGCTACAAGCTGGTGCCGTGA
- a CDS encoding L,D-transpeptidase family protein encodes MQNSGFSTSCTTHSRDRPLAAIHVRAAAGRPERGWLIAEGRAFPVALGRGGIRANKREGDGGTPRGIFRPIRLWWRPDRHPRPRTFLPVRPITPTDAWCEDPADRHYNRPIRLTRDASGDRLTRDDHLYDFIIEIDHNTRPRIAGRGSAVFLHLARDNFGPTAGCVAMTRSAMLRLLLRRIGPRTKIVIG; translated from the coding sequence ATGCAAAACTCAGGTTTTTCAACGTCTTGTACCACACATTCCCGTGATCGGCCACTTGCGGCGATCCATGTCCGGGCCGCGGCCGGCCGGCCGGAGCGGGGCTGGCTGATCGCGGAGGGTCGGGCTTTTCCGGTGGCGCTCGGCCGCGGCGGCATCCGCGCCAACAAACGCGAGGGCGACGGCGGCACGCCGCGGGGGATTTTCCGGCCTATCCGGCTATGGTGGCGCCCCGACCGGCACCCGCGGCCGCGCACGTTCCTGCCGGTGCGCCCCATCACGCCCACTGATGCCTGGTGTGAAGATCCGGCCGACCGGCACTACAACCGGCCAATCCGGCTGACGCGCGACGCGAGCGGCGACCGGCTGACGCGCGACGATCATCTCTACGACTTCATCATTGAGATCGACCACAACACCCGCCCTCGAATCGCCGGGCGCGGCAGCGCCGTGTTCCTGCATCTGGCGCGCGACAACTTCGGCCCGACCGCCGGATGCGTGGCGATGACGCGGTCGGCGATGCTGCGGCTGCTGCTGCGGCGGATCGGCCCCCGCACGAAAATTGTGATCGGGTAA
- a CDS encoding YggS family pyridoxal phosphate-dependent enzyme yields MTTDNAAPATSGLASVEAEIVRACRDARCERSSVTLVAVSKTFDTDAIAPVIAAGQQVFGENRVQEAQRKWPELMAAHPGIALHLIGPLQSNKAKDAVGLFDAIHSVDRPSICAALAKEIASQNRRPDLFVQINTGEEPQKAGVAPSDADAFIAACRDTYGLTISGLMCIPPADDAPAPHFALTAKIAKRNGLTQLSMGMSADFAIAIALGATHVRVGSAIFGTR; encoded by the coding sequence ATGACCACTGACAACGCGGCGCCCGCAACAAGCGGTCTTGCTTCGGTTGAAGCCGAGATCGTCCGCGCCTGCCGGGATGCACGGTGCGAACGCTCTTCGGTGACGCTGGTGGCGGTGTCGAAAACCTTCGATACGGACGCGATTGCGCCGGTGATTGCCGCAGGCCAGCAGGTTTTCGGGGAAAATCGCGTGCAGGAGGCCCAGCGTAAGTGGCCCGAGCTGATGGCCGCACATCCCGGCATCGCGCTGCATCTGATCGGACCGCTGCAGTCCAACAAGGCGAAGGACGCCGTCGGATTGTTCGATGCCATCCATTCGGTCGACCGCCCGAGTATTTGCGCGGCGTTGGCCAAAGAAATCGCCAGCCAAAACCGGCGGCCGGATCTGTTCGTGCAGATCAACACGGGGGAGGAACCGCAGAAAGCCGGCGTCGCGCCATCGGATGCCGACGCCTTTATCGCGGCCTGCCGCGATACCTACGGGCTGACGATCTCGGGGCTGATGTGCATTCCGCCGGCCGACGATGCGCCGGCGCCGCACTTCGCGCTCACCGCCAAGATCGCGAAACGCAACGGGTTGACGCAACTTTCGATGGGCATGAGCGCGGACTTTGCCATAGCGATCGCCCTGGGCGCGACCCATGTGCGGGTCGGCTCGGCGATTTTCGGGACGCGGTAG
- a CDS encoding glutathione S-transferase family protein, giving the protein MADLSAFPITRRWPAADPGRLQLYSLPTPNGVKVSIMLEETALPYEPHLVDFGKDDQKTPEFLSLNPNGKIPAIVDPDGPGGKPFGLFESGAILQYLAEKTGQFLPADPARRWQTIQWLHFQMGGVGPMFGQVGFFNKFAGKKFEDKRPRDRYVAESKRLLGVMDGHLANRQWFVGDDYTIADIAMFGWVRNLIGFYEAREIVGFDRFGNVADWLERGLARPAVQRGLGIPARG; this is encoded by the coding sequence ATGGCCGACCTCTCAGCTTTTCCGATCACCCGCCGCTGGCCGGCCGCCGATCCGGGTCGCTTGCAGCTCTATTCGCTGCCGACGCCGAATGGCGTGAAGGTCTCGATCATGCTGGAGGAAACCGCGCTGCCCTACGAGCCGCATCTGGTCGATTTCGGCAAGGACGACCAGAAGACGCCGGAGTTCCTGTCGCTCAATCCCAACGGCAAGATCCCGGCTATTGTCGATCCCGATGGCCCCGGCGGCAAGCCGTTCGGCCTGTTCGAGTCCGGGGCGATCCTGCAATATCTCGCCGAGAAGACCGGACAATTCCTGCCGGCTGACCCGGCCCGTCGCTGGCAGACCATCCAGTGGCTGCACTTCCAGATGGGCGGCGTCGGGCCGATGTTCGGGCAGGTCGGGTTTTTTAACAAGTTCGCGGGCAAAAAATTCGAGGACAAGCGACCGCGCGATCGCTACGTGGCGGAATCGAAGCGGCTGCTCGGCGTCATGGACGGGCATTTGGCGAATCGCCAATGGTTCGTCGGCGACGACTACACCATCGCGGATATTGCGATGTTCGGCTGGGTGCGCAATCTGATCGGGTTTTACGAGGCGCGCGAGATCGTCGGGTTCGACCGGTTCGGGAATGTTGCGGACTGGCTGGAGCGGGGTCTGGCGCGGCCGGCGGTGCAGCGCGGCCTCGGGATTCCGGCGCGGGGGTAG